The following proteins are encoded in a genomic region of Methanobrevibacter gottschalkii DSM 11977:
- a CDS encoding FRG domain-containing protein, with amino-acid sequence MFKEGINTIIIESYDELACIIKGKHEKNKMDLREDFIFWGLSNIEYELIPSALRRNKLNQLEINELIESDHIFKVSIDENDAKMFNLEYSESINDGEVIIGVDKYGNLIHDVKSDYKVLECDLQRERENYLLLKFFNCADKSGLKVKSEGFLRELIHNYSSKRLEEYWLDFDILETISLAQHYGLPTKALDWSYDYKVSLYFAVKDVIESNLSSDGVLWALNYKLIENHNFNEEYYVNLHIHRPEYNTNPNLNAQKGLFTFLERYVGDYDKPLNKIISDELNKTLDQMPWDNLYESKIRTIPDDISKNDTIFYKFIIPKEIKQNILNELYLEGYSEEYLFPGYKGVCESVINRVKLNEILKNNDEHIKKSILLSVDWNLNEIINKNQLYVFVNLDFKEEIDKIFIYHNNDVVGYFRGNEIIKDSLNVLWEQFGEHSGLSEDKFDECFKGNDESFAIRINDLNIFKHSIKLCDFELENDFCFVEDNEDLKFLLNFN; translated from the coding sequence ATGTTTAAAGAGGGCATTAATACAATTATAATTGAAAGTTATGATGAACTGGCATGTATTATAAAAGGAAAACATGAAAAGAATAAAATGGACCTTCGTGAAGATTTTATATTTTGGGGATTATCAAACATCGAATATGAATTAATTCCTTCTGCTTTAAGAAGAAATAAGTTAAATCAACTTGAAATTAATGAATTAATTGAATCTGATCACATATTTAAAGTTTCAATTGATGAAAATGATGCCAAAATGTTTAATTTAGAATATTCTGAATCAATAAATGATGGTGAAGTTATAATTGGAGTAGATAAATATGGGAATCTGATTCATGATGTGAAATCTGATTATAAAGTTTTAGAATGTGATTTGCAAAGAGAAAGAGAAAATTATCTTCTATTAAAATTTTTTAATTGTGCAGATAAATCTGGTTTGAAAGTTAAATCAGAAGGATTTTTAAGAGAGTTGATTCATAATTATTCTTCAAAACGATTAGAAGAGTATTGGTTGGATTTTGATATTTTAGAAACTATATCCTTGGCTCAACATTATGGTTTGCCGACTAAAGCTCTAGATTGGTCTTATGATTATAAAGTTTCATTATATTTTGCTGTAAAAGATGTAATTGAATCTAATTTGTCTTCTGATGGAGTATTGTGGGCCTTAAATTATAAATTAATTGAAAACCATAATTTTAATGAGGAATATTATGTTAATTTACATATTCATAGGCCGGAATATAATACAAATCCTAATTTAAATGCTCAAAAAGGATTATTTACTTTTTTAGAAAGATATGTTGGAGATTATGACAAACCATTAAACAAAATAATTTCTGATGAATTAAATAAAACTCTTGACCAAATGCCGTGGGATAATCTTTATGAATCTAAAATTAGGACAATTCCGGATGATATATCTAAAAATGATACGATTTTCTATAAATTTATTATTCCTAAAGAAATTAAACAAAATATTTTAAATGAATTATATTTGGAGGGTTATTCTGAAGAATATTTATTTCCCGGATATAAAGGAGTTTGTGAATCAGTAATTAATAGAGTAAAGTTAAATGAGATATTAAAAAATAATGATGAACATATTAAAAAGAGCATATTATTGTCCGTGGACTGGAATTTAAATGAAATTATAAATAAAAATCAACTTTATGTATTTGTAAACTTGGATTTTAAAGAAGAAATTGATAAAATCTTTATTTACCATAATAATGATGTTGTAGGTTATTTTAGAGGAAATGAAATAATTAAAGATTCACTAAATGTGTTATGGGAACAGTTTGGGGAACATTCAGGTTTATCTGAAGATAAATTTGATGAGTGTTTTAAAGGTAATGATGAATCATTTGCAATTAGAATTAATGATTTAAATATTTTTAAGCATTCAATTAAATTGTGTGACTTTGAATTGGAGAATGATTTTTGTTTTGTTGAGGATAATGAAGATTTAAAATTTTTATTGAATTTTAATTAA
- a CDS encoding VPA1262 family N-terminal domain-containing protein, which yields MKFINIDVGGDDFMLGIKEFLKPSVLGYYKRCEVTQISFYKDNHEEESNLLTLFIFDEENFQGRNEIFLTGKKNKINSKYKLCIKRFYLSIEESIELFNCLNQGVSKTSSLKKYIFNDNPLKLLPQQFITTNEDIRFNKILKNNFHSGSYIFEFFDEEKDFELLFGLNKSGRLKKISKMIGEVVPIDLLSCTDCLGNYIFQLPITILNVHTNKNKNILGIDFYWHNNLINEVKPNCLINIYSKVDNNYLFDIFEEYNKENHQKINILPSGKNYVLKIWNNDLKILLYEMNSKYFEKFRVSLSMSECERKFIEDNGESEVTIMSNPKLSDDISYLNYRNDAMYKKNLKELEDNLKFNTYMQNENALEDIKTLINEYGKNGVNIIDPYLEPNDLIRTVVHLKFYDAPIKAITSLKNSFNELLIMKEMLEQLPNQNIVQNFKNVLNEKIEKEKKSNLECIEDYKKELDEKIINSCGLNLVFRAQFDRYGQPFHDRFLIFPGDDEKLLEPIVFSLGTSLNAFGKHFHILQEVSHPQHVADVFDKLWGILEQKEECLIWNSKE from the coding sequence ATGAAGTTCATAAATATTGATGTAGGTGGAGATGATTTTATGTTGGGTATAAAAGAATTTTTAAAGCCTTCAGTTTTAGGATACTATAAACGTTGTGAAGTTACTCAAATTTCTTTTTACAAAGATAATCATGAAGAGGAATCTAATTTATTAACTTTATTTATTTTTGATGAAGAAAATTTTCAAGGTAGGAATGAAATTTTTTTGACTGGCAAGAAGAATAAAATAAATTCTAAGTATAAATTATGTATTAAAAGATTTTATTTATCTATTGAAGAAAGTATTGAACTTTTCAATTGTTTAAATCAGGGTGTTTCAAAAACAAGTTCATTAAAGAAATATATTTTTAATGATAATCCTTTAAAATTATTGCCTCAGCAATTCATCACAACAAATGAAGACATTAGATTTAATAAGATACTTAAAAATAATTTCCATAGTGGTTCTTATATATTTGAGTTTTTTGATGAAGAAAAAGATTTTGAATTATTATTTGGTTTAAATAAATCGGGAAGGTTAAAAAAGATTTCAAAGATGATTGGGGAAGTTGTTCCAATTGATTTGTTGTCTTGTACTGATTGTTTGGGAAATTATATTTTTCAATTACCAATAACTATTTTAAATGTTCACACAAATAAGAATAAGAATATACTTGGTATTGATTTTTATTGGCATAATAATTTAATTAATGAAGTTAAACCTAATTGTTTGATTAATATATATTCAAAAGTTGATAATAATTATCTATTTGATATTTTTGAGGAATATAATAAAGAAAATCATCAAAAAATTAACATATTGCCTTCTGGAAAAAATTATGTTTTAAAAATATGGAATAATGATTTAAAAATATTGCTATATGAAATGAATAGTAAATATTTTGAAAAATTCAGAGTTTCATTGAGTATGAGTGAGTGTGAAAGAAAATTTATTGAGGATAATGGAGAATCTGAAGTAACTATCATGTCAAACCCTAAATTAAGTGATGATATTAGTTATTTAAATTATAGAAATGATGCAATGTATAAAAAGAATTTAAAAGAACTGGAAGATAATCTTAAATTTAACACATATATGCAAAATGAGAACGCATTAGAAGATATAAAAACATTAATTAATGAATATGGTAAAAATGGTGTGAATATAATTGATCCTTATTTGGAACCGAATGATTTAATAAGAACAGTAGTCCATTTGAAATTCTATGATGCGCCAATAAAAGCAATTACTTCTTTAAAAAATTCATTTAATGAATTATTGATAATGAAAGAAATGTTAGAGCAACTTCCAAATCAAAATATAGTTCAAAATTTTAAAAATGTTTTAAATGAAAAAATAGAAAAAGAAAAAAAATCTAATCTTGAATGTATTGAAGATTATAAAAAGGAGTTGGATGAGAAAATTATTAATTCATGTGGATTAAATTTAGTATTTAGGGCTCAATTTGATAGATATGGTCAACCATTTCATGATAGATTTTTAATTTTTCCTGGAGATGATGAAAAATTACTTGAACCCATAGTATTTTCATTAGGAACTTCATTAAATGCTTTTGGTAAACATTTCCATATATTGCAAGAGGTTTCACATCCGCAACATGTGGCTGATGTTTTTGATAAGTTATGGGGGATATTAGAACAAAAAGAGGAGTGTCTGATTTGGAATTCAAAGGAATAA
- a CDS encoding tetratricopeptide repeat protein — MGAFEDYRKRIRKEIPDSTEYFNYFFNNDYDNAIKVVKRDMDKYNQKYGIVPLELERRLEDAKMMKYSNIYYKNNEKAEELEKEGKIDEAIEVLESNILIHTDTPFTYYHLSSIYQDRNEIDNSIRVLKHGIKNCRKIPNKSHVNSLKRDLEKAKKIKKETKSQRLPSANEEHKQRDKEADDLLKQGKQDEAIKLYEINLNERTISNNSYSKLFKIYFDSEKYDDAQRVCEQAIEIYKPINAAKVSQYRQYLSKVYNKKEDL, encoded by the coding sequence AGCATTTGAAGATTATAGAAAACGAATAAGAAAAGAGATTCCTGACTCTACAGAATATTTCAATTATTTTTTTAATAATGATTATGACAATGCTATTAAAGTTGTTAAAAGAGATATGGACAAATACAATCAAAAATATGGCATCGTCCCATTGGAATTAGAAAGAAGATTGGAAGACGCAAAAATGATGAAATATAGTAATATTTATTATAAAAATAACGAAAAAGCTGAAGAATTAGAAAAAGAAGGAAAAATTGATGAAGCAATTGAAGTTTTAGAATCAAATATTCTTATTCATACGGACACACCATTCACATATTACCATCTATCCTCAATATATCAAGATAGAAATGAAATTGACAATAGTATCAGAGTATTGAAGCATGGAATTAAAAACTGTAGGAAGATACCTAATAAATCTCATGTTAATAGTCTTAAACGAGATTTAGAAAAAGCAAAAAAAATTAAAAAGGAAACAAAATCTCAAAGATTGCCTTCTGCAAATGAAGAACATAAACAACGTGATAAAGAAGCGGATGACTTATTAAAACAAGGAAAACAAGATGAAGCTATTAAATTATATGAAATAAATCTAAATGAAAGGACAATTAGTAATAATTCCTATTCTAAACTGTTTAAAATATACTTTGATTCAGAGAAATATGATGATGCCCAACGAGTTTGTGAACAAGCTATTGAAATTTATAAACCAATAAATGCGGCAAAAGTAAGTCAATATCGACAATACCTATCAAAAGTTTACAATAAAAAAGAAGATTTGTAA
- a CDS encoding pseudomurein-binding repeat-containing protein, whose translation MYTMALIKDNTSLDFLPNYVTLKNGEQIDKAEYVDMAIRTEAYIRANKRLPAIVYRMSTLPDYKDSTMKLFINVFNFKGNTIDEALAIISKMKLYSKYFDSQKTDKKTINDASLGKGSNCVDWGQVYYRIAKSLGYDVQFVHVKCRVSGTGHIKLRLKHKKHTGGNWINRDPAAVADTTSGNVKSIWCEDGYLIAYDPSWIFTDLYSS comes from the coding sequence ATGTATACAATGGCTTTAATCAAAGATAATACATCTTTAGATTTCCTTCCAAACTATGTAACATTAAAGAACGGAGAACAAATTGATAAAGCCGAATATGTAGATATGGCCATAAGGACAGAAGCATATATCAGAGCAAATAAAAGACTTCCGGCTATTGTATATAGAATGTCAACACTTCCAGATTACAAAGATTCCACAATGAAGCTATTTATCAATGTATTCAACTTCAAAGGAAATACAATCGATGAAGCATTAGCTATTATATCAAAGATGAAATTATATAGTAAATACTTCGATTCACAAAAAACAGACAAGAAAACAATCAATGATGCTAGTCTGGGTAAAGGTTCAAATTGTGTAGACTGGGGACAAGTATATTATCGTATAGCGAAATCATTAGGATATGATGTACAATTTGTCCATGTCAAATGCCGTGTAAGTGGAACTGGCCATATAAAATTAAGATTAAAACATAAAAAACATACTGGAGGAAACTGGATTAACCGTGATCCTGCTGCAGTTGCGGATACCACTTCAGGAAATGTTAAATCAATCTGGTGTGAAGATGGTTACCTCATAGCATATGATCCTTCCTGGATATTCACAGATTTATATAGCAGTTAA